TTCTAAAATTGTTATTTTCGgagttaattaaaaaaacatctaatttcgtagttcatttgtttaataaaaaatgaagcacccaatTGTCGAGTAGAACAAGTTctgtcttgtttgattttttccgaagtgaaaatctatatgcactcccctaatacgttcttttttaatttatgaaaatcaatgttgttttcttttttcaattttcaccCTGTATCTATAGGTATTTAACACTGACCTTTAAAATATATCATAACACAAATAATCacaattatttttttcttatctAATTGCCTGGCTATCTAATTCTATAACACATAATTGCCTGGCTTAATGTtagcaatttaaaattaaaaacaaatccGAAATGGTTGACTGTGTTAAAGTGCTGCTCAAAATTTTGCCCGAACTACTTGGTAGTTCTGAACAAAATTGCGTGGACAGAAAGAATATTAACTTAAAATGCATCGACGTACTGTTTAAAAATGCCCATAATAAAGTAGATgcaatgaaaattaaagattttcaGAAGAAGGCCGAGGCAGAAATACGTGGTGGGTTTCAATGTCTGGCGTTCAAATCtctcaaaataattttattgaatACCAATGAAGAAGAAAGACTCCTTCACTACCATGACTTAATAAAACTTTTCTACAACAGCCTAATTCAGAAAGTACTAGAATTGCATAAGTTGGACAGCCTGATAACGTTCCAAGAATACGAACACCTGGTAAGAAATCTACTACCTTTGGTTACGTTGGAAATACTTCTTGAACAGTACCCCACTAAAAACCAAATCCTTTTCGAAGAACTGGTGGAGTACTTAGATATGCCAATTGTTCTTAGAGAAGACATTTACGAAGTGTTACAGAAGAAACTTGGTCATAGCAATTTCAAGCTTATACGGTATCACTTGGAAGCAGTATCCAATAAAGGACTTTTGTCTGACTGTGCCAGCCTCAACGTTTTAATAATagaagaaaacgaaaagaaaactTGTaagtttttcattaaatttttgcCAACTCAAGAAACAATTGTTCAGAAATTTATAACTGCCCTGGctttcaaaaaagaagttttATTCTATGGAAAATTTGTGCCTCTATTAAAAGAACTTGGTGAGACAAATTTAGAGTTTATTCCAGAAAGTTACTTGATTAGAGATGATTTGATTGTATTAAGTGACATTACTGAGCTAGGGTATTCCCATTCCGGTCAAGATTTCCTTGATTATGATCATTTatctttaataataaaatattttgcccgAATCCATTCATTCTCtatcatttttgaagaaaatttGAGTAAGAAATTAGGGGAGGAAGTTTCACTGGACTCATATTTTCCAGATCTAGTTGAAGAGTCTCAATTTGCACGAAATTTCTTGATTGACTGTCAGTTTGAGCACATGGTATTGTTTCTAGAGAAGTTTCCAAATGTAGCTAAAGATTTTCCATTGGAGGATTTTGTGGTTAGAGCTAGAAAGAAGTATTACGAAATCTATAATGTCGTCAAAAAGTCGTTGAAGCACAAGAATGTTCTGAGTCATGGTGATGTGTGGCAGCCAAACTTTTTCTATAAGTGCGATTCAAAGCGCAAACCATGCAGTGGTATAGTTTTTGATTTTCAACTATTGAGGTATGCACCCCCAGCTTTGGATATACTTATGCTGCTTCATGTTAATGCTACAAAACAAACTAGAGACAATTACATGTCTCAACTTCTTCTAGACTACCATAACGAACTAAAATCAACTTTAATCAGATTTAATATAGATCTAAAGAATACTTTCAGCTTCAATGATCTACAGGCTTCTGTGCAGGACCTTCGGATGTACGGAAATTTTATCGGAACTCTCTATGGATACTTTATGGCATTGCCGAAGGAAAAGTTTGGACCAGCTTTTGTAAATCCTGAAACAAACGAAAAGTTTTGGACAAATCCTAAATTCAGAACAGATTTGTGTTATTCCTTTTGGGACGATTTATCAGAAGTTTGGAAGAAAGAGTGGTTGAACAATATGGAAGAACTGTATGAGTTATgtaaaaataattaaacattttttgaaatcgtatataaataaatattttttttgtgttgtAGATATGAATATTCatgtaaaaatgaataaaaatttttgaagctattttttataaatgaatattttttttgtgttatgataatttttttaccaaaattgtCAGTTATATAATAATTGGTGTtaagtacaattattattaaatttgacTTACGTTTCGGCATGTTttcagaaaataaaatatttttttccgcaaatcgccaggaaattttgacattcctgtcaaaatttcttgaagaaaaagtcaggacttccttactgtaaggaaatgtcatttccttactgtaaggaaatgatatttccgtacagttgttagtgttaaatttataagcgtcaagtttgacaattcaacctcaatacgtttccatagtaacccaagtaattttattaggaatttcaaagcaccatttatttgggaataaaattatcgcgttttttttaaatcaatcaatatctgtcgaattttaaacgatttgcggaaaaatagtatgtttacctcgtaggaaaagccacattcctggactctgtgttgctaagtctcggcttgcgcctcgacttgcaatcttcacagtcgtccaggaatgttaagcttttcctacccggtaaacaatgtactattaaatAAACTGTTTTCTGTACTTCATCAATGTTTTTACATTATTGGCCTggttattttatatcaataattgcATTGCGTCTCTTTCTTTTGATTTTTGACTTCTGATTTTCTTAATATTTGGTGAAGGCTGTAACACGATACGGCTAACTTGCCAGATAATCTCTATACtcaattgtttttattattgaatatatttTATTCTGTTCTTAACTTCTTCTGTTGGTTCCTGTACGTCAATATCGTCTTCTCCTATTGTCTGCCATTCTTCTTCCCCTGGGTTTTCGTTTAGTAATTCACAGAAATATTCTCTCCATctctctttcattttttcttcGTCGCCTAATAAGTTTCCTGCATTTTcctttatacagtgctagtcaaaagtccgtaccccccctcttatcttttgaacggttttacctataatagtgaaatttggatggaggaaattaactgacgtaagcttcttaactagttatgacaggtgacgtaatagtgacagatgacgttacagagccactgtgaccgataattttaaatgggaccttatggcaagtgatacctcgtttgaaaggtattcaaaatacctactcagccatactaatttttttgtgttttagttgattttgattttggtgaataaattaaataaatataatattgtagcttcgcatttaattaataaaaattcaaatgtacgcctatggtttttttgtcaaaaaagttgacgtttttcgattctctagtagtttttacgtcaacgccaacctttttgacaagtaatcataggcggaattttgaattttgaattaattaaatgaaactacaattttatatttatttcattaattcgtcaaaattagcttaaacttaaacaatattagtatgactgaataggtattttcaatacctttcaaacgaggtgtcacttgccataaggtcccatttaaaattatctgtcacagtggcgctgtaaagtcatctgtcactattacgtcacctgtcatgactagttaagaagcttacgtccgtttatttcctatctccaaatttcactattataggtataaccgttcaaaagatacgacggggggtacggacttttgactagcactgtatatacatTGTTATTATATCTTTTTCCCATTTCTTAATTTCTCTGTAAAAGCTTctaatttcttttattttatagtaGGCTTCTATTTTTTTACTCATTGTTCATTactttctctttttttttaactGTTTATCTTTTTCACTTTTGCTCGCTGCTCCTTATATGCTACTTTTGCATCAGGTTGCTGTACTTATAATGCTaacatttttagtttattttttttctgtctCTGCCAGACATTCCTCATCCCATCATATTTCGTTTTTCTGGGGTTTTTTATATGGTAATGTTTGCTCGGTAGCTTCCTTTATTATGTCCTCCAATTGTTTCCATTGGTCATTTATACCCTCTACCTTATCCTGTTCTATTTCTTGGCATATTCGTTGCAATTCTTTCTCATGACTTTGTTGCACTTTTGATTCCATCAGGTTTCCTACATCAAatcttttaattatattttatttctttttattttttccctTGTCTCTTTCTTTTATCTTGGCATCTATTCTGACTAGAAAGTGATTCGAGTTATATTTATTAGGCATATCACAATTGAGGTCATTAGAATACAGGGAGTGTGAGTGCCAAATTTTGAGAAAACTTTGTTCAAAGTTCtagacaaatttaaaaaatctaggTAGGTACTACTTAGCATGTTTTGAACGAGATGTCATTTTTAATCATGTTATTGTTAGTTTACGTAGAGAGTTTGAAGCCACTATGTTTTCTACGTATTTAGGAGTTTATTTTTGTATTCAACCCAATTTCCTAAAAGTTGTCACTTACACCCCTAGACCCCTTGTGTTCTAGGGGCCTCAATTATTCTTTCTAAACATGTTTCATTAATTTTTTACCATTTTAgacattttctttgatttatatgagtttaaaatcgattacaaaATTATTTCATGACATAGtaattgaaacaacaaaatagtttataattttatattgtgtcctagaaataataaaaacgtggtattataaatagttattttcctaactagtgcggaaagtgatacattcacgcacgagactgccgttgacccgaacgacgcgatagcggagttcgggcaagcagtcgagtgcggggaagacactttccgcatgagttaggaacaatattttttctagggccgtacgtttggaaaaaagccacaaaaaataaagttatatcaaattttatttagaagtgaaaatacacaaattaattctttgacaaggttgtcaaaaccaaactttcaatataatgggttaccgcgacgacgatattggtttccacgacgacgattcaaaaccattgtaattgtctactgatctgacttttaaatattatgtcaaaataattttatttcatcgaattatcagtagtaattacacaagagctctaaaattctatattaattttagagatcgagtgcaatttgttgcgattacatatttcataaataaaactgtttaaaactaaaattttattgtaatttatttatgtaagtacaaattaatactgttaaacacacagttgatataaaatattttacggttgaaagtcatcacttttataacttttaaaacattaattgtcattaatgtcactgaatgtattttttcgtagcaacgaagggcatctgacgtaatatacttgacgacggatattatcaaaaattatcaaaggtaataccacgagtcctctaaattttatcgataattttttttgttttcacgaaaacttctttatttggtaaaattacgaaaacaaaccgaatgataaaatcacgagtccgaaggacgaagtttaagtatgaaaacgaaaaaatttatcaagcaaaatttagaggacgagtggtatttgaaaagattattttgtgaaccaatatgtattattagtaaatacgggcatctgtgaaatatttttaagacaactaggatcaatgtcttaagtcggttatagataaattattttatatttttaaatttagggtaccttaagttttatcagggaagagactgttttatcaaggaagaggctgttttatcagtattacactcaatgattggctagaacgacgcgtggtgattggctgaaaaagcaaaaacatcagaatttgacaggtgaaaaaaataatcacct
This genomic window from Diabrotica virgifera virgifera chromosome 1, PGI_DIABVI_V3a contains:
- the LOC126879136 gene encoding uncharacterized protein LOC126879136; this translates as MVDCVKVLLKILPELLGSSEQNCVDRKNINLKCIDVLFKNAHNKVDAMKIKDFQKKAEAEIRGGFQCLAFKSLKIILLNTNEEERLLHYHDLIKLFYNSLIQKVLELHKLDSLITFQEYEHLVRNLLPLVTLEILLEQYPTKNQILFEELVEYLDMPIVLREDIYEVLQKKLGHSNFKLIRYHLEAVSNKGLLSDCASLNVLIIEENEKKTCKFFIKFLPTQETIVQKFITALAFKKEVLFYGKFVPLLKELGETNLEFIPESYLIRDDLIVLSDITELGYSHSGQDFLDYDHLSLIIKYFARIHSFSIIFEENLSKKLGEEVSLDSYFPDLVEESQFARNFLIDCQFEHMVLFLEKFPNVAKDFPLEDFVVRARKKYYEIYNVVKKSLKHKNVLSHGDVWQPNFFYKCDSKRKPCSGIVFDFQLLRYAPPALDILMLLHVNATKQTRDNYMSQLLLDYHNELKSTLIRFNIDLKNTFSFNDLQASVQDLRMYGNFIGTLYGYFMALPKEKFGPAFVNPETNEKFWTNPKFRTDLCYSFWDDLSEVWKKEWLNNMEELYELCKNN